One Spinacia oleracea cultivar Varoflay chromosome 4, BTI_SOV_V1, whole genome shotgun sequence DNA segment encodes these proteins:
- the LOC110803085 gene encoding universal stress protein PHOS34, with product MTTTMVGEEGEYNWREVQLPSLIPIAHEPELERETGERRRGRDVIIAVDHGPNSKHAFDWALAHFCRLADTIHLVHAASSVQNEEVYQATQVLMEKLAVEAFQAVMVKSVARIVEGDAGKVICKEAERLRPAAVIIGSRGRGLLQSVLQGSVGEYCIHHCKTVPFVIVPGKEAGEQSVV from the exons atgacaacaacaatggtgggagaagaagGAGAGTACAACTGGAGAGAAGTTCAACTACCATCGCTAATACCAATAGCACATGAACCAgaactagagagagaaactggAGAGAGAAGGAGAGGCCGTGACGTCATAATTGCAGTGGATCATGGCCCCAATAGCAAGCACGCCTTTGATTGGGCTCTTGCTCACTTTTGCCGCCTCGCCGACACTATTCACCTTGTTCATGCTGCTTCCA GTGTGCAAAATGAGGAGGTTTATCAAGCAACCCAGGTTTTGATGGAGAAACTAGCGGTGGAGGCTTTCCAGGCGGTCATG GTGAAGTCTGTGGCTAGGATAGTGGAAGGCGATGCAGGAAAGGTGATATGCAAGGAAGCAGAGAGGTTGAGGCCTGCTGCTGTGATCATTGGTTCCAGAGGCAGAGGACTGCTTCAAAG TGTATTGCAAGGGAGTGTTGGTGAATATTGCATCCATCACTGTAAGACTGTACCATTCGTAATTGTTCCTGGCAAAG AAGCTGGTGAGCAATCAGTAGTTTAG